The sequence below is a genomic window from Nocardia fluminea.
CGCTTCGGGGGCGATCCCGGTGACACCGAATTCGTTGAGGTCGCCGCTGATCTCGCCGGCGACGGCGGTGCCGTGGTTGCGCCATCCCACGTCGGCGGAGACGGTGCCGCCGATGATTCCGCCTTGGTTCTGTCGCAGGTCCTCGTGGGTGAATCGCCATGCGCCCTCGACATCGATCACCCGCACCCCGGCACCGAGCCCGCCGGGCTGAGCGTGCGCCCACACCGCGTCGATGCCGTGGGGCGCTGCGTCCAGGTAGGCCTGCCTGACCCGGAAATCGGGCGTCACGGCGGGTGCTCGCGGTGCGACGATGTTCTCCGCGAGCGGGGCCAGCGGAAGTTCGGCCGCCGGCTTCACGTAGGCGGCGGCGACGGTGTCGTCCTCGCGCAGCCGGTGCGCGAGCTCGGCGAGGTCGCCCAGTTCACCGTGCACCGAGTAATAGCTCAGGTACTCCCCCGCGACCGGCGCCTGCGGTGTGTCGGCCAACCGGGCCGCGAGCCGGTTGGCCGGGCCGAAGATCGGTACCAGACGCGCGGCGGGGGGCAGCAGCTCGTCGACTCTGGTGCGCACGGACCGGTTCTCGCGCAACGCGATCGGGGTGATTTCCTGGCCGGTCGGCGTGGTGACGACGATCAGTTCACCCGGCGGCACCGAGGGCGCGGGCACCCCGGCTCGGCGCTGCCTGCTGGATCGTGTGGAGGCCATACTCACCAGTCAACCGTGCCCCGCGCCCGCCCGCTACGGTTCCGCCACACCGGCTTCGGCGACACGCCGTTACCACAGCGCGGCGAGCACCCCGAACACGGCGATCACCCCGACATACCCCAGCACGAGCCGGGTGTCACGCAACCAGCAACGGCTGCGCTTCAACCCGGCCCGCCACGCCCGCCAGTATCCGGCGAAGGCGAGCGCCCCGAACCCGGCTACCGCCCACGGGCCCACCAACCAGGTCAGCAACGCTACGGTCGCGACCACACACAACGTCAACGGGTCGTGCGGGGTCTGCCCGCGCATCGCCTCCTCGTAGTAGACCCCGCGCTCGCTCACCGCACCTCCACCGGCAACAACGCCCGTCCCGACGGTGCCGCCGCCGACAACCGTTGCCGCGACAACGCGGGCCACGCCTGCACCGCGCAGAACGGCGCGCACTGATCGGCATCGGCACGGGTTCCGACGTGCACGCAGCACTGGGTGAGCCGCTCCTCGATCATCGTCGACATGTCCATGAACGGTTTCACCGTGATCCGCACAACCCGTTCCCCGAGCAGTGTGCGCAACCGTGTGCGCCGCCCCGGCAACGCCGAGGACGCCAACGTGAGCAGGGTCGACATGCCCAGATCGCAGTTCTCGCAGATGTTGCGCCAGACCCGCCCGATCTCCGGATGCGACAGCGAGGACTGCTCCGAGAGCAATCCCAGCAACGATTCCTGCACCGCCGTCCGCAGTTCCGCGGGCAGCGCCGAGTCCGCGATCCGGTTGGACACCAGTCCCAGCTGTTGCTTCAACCTCTCGTGCCCGATCAGCGAGACCAGCGAACGCCATTCGCCCGCGTCGTCACGCAGCAGGTAGCCGACCGAGCAGCAGTGTGGATGCGAGCACGGCAGCGCGGTGAGGTCGCGCCAGGTCACCAGCCCGTCGGTCTGTGGGCCGAGCCTGCGCAGCACCCCGGTGTGGGTGAGCCGGTTCATCGGGTCGATCGCTCCCGAACGCCCGGAACCGAACTGCGGTTGGATCGAGACCCCGCCGACGAAGGGTGTGTCCATGGCGGTGCGCAGGACCGCACCGATCTCGTCGTCGTTGACGCCCAGCGCCACGGTCATCACCAACGTGGTGAAGACGGCGTTGGACGACAGCCGTTGCAGCGCTTGTTGTTTGCGGACTCGCAGGTCCCCGCCGCGGTGATGGCGTGAGGCCTGCGCCGATTCCCCGTCGTATTGCAGATACACCTCGACCCGGTCGCGATGCGCGCGCAGCAGCGCCAGCAGTTCGTCGTCGACGGCGATGCGCAGACCGTTGGTATTGAGCAGGATCCGGGTGATGGGCCGCGCGGTCAGCTCGGTCAGCAGTCGCGCCAACTGGGGATGTAGGGTCGGTTCGCCGCCGCTGAGCATCAGCACGTCCAAGCGCCCGTTTTCGCGGGCCAATCGCTGGTCGACATTGGCCAGCGCGTCCTCGACGGCCACCACACCGCGCAGTTCGGGCGAGGAGTCGGCGAAGCAGGTGGGACAGCGCAGGTTACAGCTGTCGATGATGTCTTCGAGCAGGATGCAGGTGTGCTGGGTCTGCATCTCGGGCAGCCCCCGAAGGTACGCCGAGGGCACCGGGTCGAAATTGCCCACGGTGTCGGGCAGGTGCGCTTTGGTGGGCGCGGTCCATTCCTCCAGGTAGGCCAGGATTTCGGGGTCTTCGTCGTAGAGGGTCCGCACCATGCCGTGAGTGCGGCATCCTCGTTCGAGGAAGACTTTCCCGTCCCGTTCTGCCAGCCACCCCGACAGTCTGGCGACGTCGGGCAGGGCGGTGCCGGGGTGTTCGTCGTGGCAGCGGGGACAGAACGCGGTGACGTAGCGCAGGATCCGATCGCCCCGCAAGGGCATCCCGGTCATCGCGCCATGCCGAACATGCCCGTGTACAGCTCCGGGTTGATCGCGGTGCACAAACCGGCCGTGCAGACCGTGACCAGCGACCACCCGATCATCAACCCTATCCCGAATCCTTTGGGCGCGGGCCGTTTACGCCGGATCAACAGCCAACCCCCACCGAAAGCCGCGGCCGCGCTTGCCACCGCGGTCAGCCCGACCAGTGCCTTGGTCGCGGCGTCGTCGTTGATGGAGGCGATCACCAGGAACACGAAGAATCCCGCCATGGCGTTCACCACGATGAACGCCATCGTCCCCGCCAGCGCCATCGCCGCGACCTGACCGCCCTGCCCCGGCGGTTTCCCGCCCTGCGGGGGCGGTGGGGGCGGCATGTTCGGTGGTGGGCCGGGAGGAAAGTTCATGTCGTGACCTTTCGTCGAAGTACACCGTCGTAGTTCCCGCGCCGGTAGCCGATGCTCCAGCGCACGGCGACCAGGACCAATCCCGGCAGCAGGAACCATTGCGGGCGCGTCAGATCCAGCCAGACCGTGTCGTTGGCGCGGGTGAACTCGACCAGGAACCGGAAGATCGCGTACGCCCCGACGTAGAGGGTGAACAGCTCCCCCGGCGTGCTGATCCGGTCGCGCAACCACCACAGTGCGCCGAAAGCGGCCAGCTGGAACACGATTTCGTAGAGAAAGCTCGGATGCATGGCGACACCGGCCGCACACCCGGGGCACTGCGGCACCGTCGCGGGGGCGTGGATCCCCCACGGCAGGCTGGTCGGCCGTCCCGGTGCCTCGGTGAGCAAGCAGCCGATGCGCCCCACCGCCATACCCAGCGCCACCGCGGGTGCGAACAGGTCACCGGTCCGCTCGCGATATCCGATGATCCGCTTCGCGATCAACACACCCACATACGCCCCGAACAAGCCGCCGAGCACGCTGCGCGCACCGAACATCCAGCTCTCGTACGGATCGAGCGTCTCGGCCAGACTCGACAACCGCATACCGATCGCCCCACCGACCAGCGCCCCGGTGACCGCGACCAGGGATTCCTCGCGCAGCGCGTCGCGGCGCCGGCATTCGGTCACGAACACCACCGCGGCCACGGCGACGCCGAGCGCGACGAAGAACCCGTGCGTCGGGATCCCCCACATCAGCTGCGCCACCATGGCGAAAGGTTAGCGGGCCCACGGGCCGGCGCGCGTGAGTGAAACTACCCGTTAATTCGGGTACTACCCTCTTCGTTGGTGAACGGCGGTGCGGGAGTGAACGTTTCGTTTAGAATGGTGCACGGTGAGTTCCTCACCCCGGTACCGATCCTCGGGTACCAGCGTAGATCATCGCGATAGTTCCACCATCTCGGGAATTCCATCGGGTACGCAGTCATACAGGGGGTCCATCATGTCTACAGCTGTCGATTTCGCGGCCAGGCTCATCGAACCGCGGGCGATCGTCGCGGCGGGCCATTCGGCGGTTCTCGCCTACATCTCACCGAGCAGACCCGGCGCGAACTTCGGCGCCAAACCGATCACCGCCGACTACGCTCGCGCCCTCACCGCCGCCGGGCTCGACATCGTCTCCATCTGGCAGTACGGCAAACCCGGTGACCCGACCCCCTCGGACTGGACAACCGGATCCGACGGCGGTCGCCGGATGGCCGAACAGGCGCTGGCCACCCACCTGAGCGTGGGCGCGCCTCGGCAAGCACCGATCTTCTTCGCCGTCGACGAGGACATCTCGCTGTCGCAGTGGAACAGCACGGCCGTGGAGTTCTTCCGCGGCGTGAATTCGGTGCTGGGCACCGCCTGGACCGGGATCTACGGGCATTCGCGGGTGTGCGCGTGGGCGATCGAGGACGGGGTGGTCGGCGCGCGCGGCGAATTCAGCTGGGCATGGCAGACGCGGGCCTGGTCGGGTACCGAACGGGAACCACGCGCGGTGCTCTACCAGCGGGTGATCGACACCCCGAGCAACCCGGGACCGATCATCGACGGCACCCGCGTCGACGTCAACGACATCCTCGCCCCCGACTTCGGGCAGTGGGCGCTCGACCGATCGGTATCGATACCGCAGTTCACCGAGATCGACCGGCTCGGGCCGTCGCACTCCCCACGCGAGGGCGCGCGCGTCACCAACTTCCTGTTGCACACCCAGGAAGGCAACGGCACCGCCGAATCCCTTGCCGCCTACCTGAACAACCCGGCCAACGGCGTGTCCTATCACTACACGCTGCGCGACGCGGTGGTGGTGCGGGTGGTGCCCGAGGAGCTCGCGGCCTGGTCGGTGCTCTCGGCGAACCCCTTCACGGTCAATCTGTGCTTCGCGGGCAGCCGGATCGCCTGGACACGCCAGCAATGGCTGGCCATCGACGGCGATCTGCGGATCGCGGCGTTCCTGGCTGTCCGCAGCGCGCACCGGCACGGGTACTCCACCGAGGTGATCGAACCCGACTATTACGTCGGTGAGGGGATCTCCGACCACAAGTACGTCACCAGGGCGCTGGGCATCGGTTCGCATACCGATGTCGGCCCGAACTTCCCGTGGGATGTGTTCGCCGCCCACGTCGCCTCCTTCGCCGGCGGAACCGAGCCGACGGCGATCGATCTGCGGGCTGCCGCGTCGCCGTGGTTGGGTGCGCGCCGCACCGACGGCGAACTCAGCACACCGGACGGGGTGGGTCGTTTCGCCGAATTCGAGCACGGCTACATCTACTGGCACCCCGACACCGACGCCCACGCCATCCCGACCGCGATCATGGACAAGTACGCGGAACTGGATTGGGAAACCGGACCGTTGGGCTATCCGACGGCCGAGCACTCCGAGCTGCCCGATCCGCGAGGTTCCGGACCCGGTCTGGCACAGACCTTTCAGGGCGGCATCGTCTACCGTCGCGCCGCGCAACCCGCGTACTGGGTGCACGGTGCGATCGGTGCGCGGTGGGCGGCCGCCGGGTACGAGAACGGCGAGCTCGGCTGGCCGGCCTCCGACGAGACCGCCCACGACGACGGGGTCTATCAGTCGTTCGAGTTCGGCCGGATCTATTGGGTGCCGGACCAGATCGTCGCGCTGCGCAATTCCGGTGATCCCGACACCCCGCTGGACCGGCCCGCGTAGCAGGTCAGGCCAGCAGGATCGCGAGGGCGGTGGCACCGGCGCCCACTAGCAGCGCCGCCACCAACAGGATCGCGATCAGTCGCGTCCGTGAGGTCGGTCCGGTGTAGGTTTCGTCGGCGTTCAGCATGTCGTCGATATCGATGGCGGCGAACTCACGCGTCGTTTCGAGAGGGCCGGGCTGCTCGGTCATGTGCGTGACGCTAGTCCAGGTCGCTGTTCACCGCCGCCGATACCCCACTCATGTTTGTGCCAACGGTGCGCGGGTGGTGGCGAGCAGTTCGTCGAGCTGCGCTTCGGCGCGTTCGGCCCGGGCCAGCGTTTGTTTGCGGGCGTCGTCGAGCGCGGCCCACCGCTCGGCGGCTTCGGCGCGCACCTGCTCGAGCGCGGCTGCCGCTTCGTCGCGGCGTTGCTGGGTTTCGAGGGTGGTGGTGCGGCGCAGTTCGGCGAGTTCGGTACGGGTGCGGTCGAGTTCGCCGCGCGCGGTGTCGAGTTCGGTGCGGGCCCGGCGCCACTCCTCGCGTGCCTCGGCGGCGGCTTCCACTCGTTCGGCGGTGGCTTGCTCGGCGCGTTCGGTGGCACGCTCGGCGTCGGCGGCTCGCTGGATCGCGAGGTCGCGTTCGGCGTTCGCGGCCGCGATCCGGGCGTCGGCGTCGCGACGCTGGTGCGCGATCTCGGTGTCGGCGCGCTGTTGGGCGCGCGCCACGGTGTCGTCGGCTATTTGCTGGGCCGCGGCGATGTCGTCGGCCGCTTGTTGTTGCGCCGCACGCACTTGCGCCTCGGCATCGCTGCGCGCGGCGAACACATCTTCGGAAGCCTGCCGGGTGAGCGCGTCGACCGAGGCCACGACTTCGTCCCTGGCCGCGAGCGCTTCACCGACCGCCTGCTCGGCCTGTTCCGCGGCCGCCACCGCCTCTTCGGCCACCGATTCCGCCAGTGCGCGAGCTTCTTCGGCCTCGCGTCGCGCTTGTTCGGCCGCCACCGTCGCCATCTCCGCCTCGGCGATCCGGCGGGCAGCGTCGGCTTGGGCAGCCTGGACCTGCGCCTCGGCCACCGACGGATCGCCGATTGTCTGTAGCTCGGCCACCGCCGCGTTCAGCGTGGTCCCCAACTGCTCGGCCAGTCCCCGGAACTGTCCGAGCAGCTCGTCGGCCCGCAACCGGGCCACTGTCACCGGCCCCTGAGCCGTCACAGTGACGGCAGCGGTCGCACTCTCGGACTCCTGTTGCTGCCGCTGTCTTTCCCGCCATGCCCGCCACCGGGTGTGGTCGGGGTGATCGCAGTACTCGGAGGGACGACCCGGCCCACCGGCGCGAGTAATGGGACGGGCACAGCCTGGGTAGTTGCATACGCTCGACACCAGAGAATCGTAGCGTTGGTTTCGTCATTCCGTTACGTATTGCACGAAACGAAAACCATGTCGCCCCTTCAGGAGTCAGATCCCGCCATTCCGATCCTGACCGCCGATAAGTGAACATTATCGGCGGTCAGGATCGGGGAACGTCCCGAATGACGGTGAATGATTTACGTTTACGTTTGGTCACCCCAACGCAACGTAATATCAACGGAACTGGTGAAAAACTGTGCTCGCCTGTACGCGCGTACCAATGACGGATTCACACGGCCGGATTCGCCGATGCCTGACCCGCGCCCGGCAAATGAGATGCTCGCCCTTGGCCCCGTCGACGTAGCGTCGCCCGACGATCCGGTCGCCCAAGCCATCACGCGGTTTCGAGGCTCAGGACACACCTGGCGGGCGACGACCGCGCCTGTTGAGGGCGGTGGGCCGCTCGGAATCGCCCTCGGGGGTGTTCATCGCGCTGGCAGACGTCTCCCCCGCGACGGTCACCGTCTTCCGATGTACGCTCGCCGTGCCCGCACTGGGGTGGCTCGCGTGCAGGGAACGTCGCCGGGACGGTCCGCCGCCTCGGCGGGCGGTCGTGGTCGCGGCGATAGCCGGGGTGCCGTTCGCCGCTGACGCGCGGCTGTGGACACAGGCGGTGTTCGAAGTCGGAGCTGGAATGACCGCGGGTTCTCGTGAACACGCAGGTCGTCATCGCGCCGATACTTGCCCGGCTCGCGGACCGCGAGCCGATCGCACGGACCTAACCGGTCGAGTCCTATGTCGTGATCCTGATCTCCGCTTCAGTCCGGCTCACCCTCTTCGCGGCTACGCCGACCTCAGGGACGAACTCGTGTGACGCAAGGCTTCGCGCCGGTGGGCGCGGCGGCCTGGAGATGCTGTAGGTCCGAACGGCTGATCGTCACGGCCGCGACGACGACGCCGATCGTGACGCCGATCAGGGTGTCCACGATCCGGCTGACGCCGATCTCGGGCGAGAGGTGGACCCCGAGGCCGACCATCAGCAACGCCATCGGCGTGACCGCCAGCGAGGTGAGTGCGTAGTTGCGGGCGGCCATCACTTCGGCGCTCACCTGCAACACCACGATCACCACGGCCGTCGCCCAGTACCCCAAGCTCGCCGCGATCAGTAGTGCCCCGATGAGCGCGCCGCCGACATTGCCGAGCAGTCGCTGGATTCCCCGCTGCACGGTCATCGCGTACGAGACACCCTGCATCGCGGCCATCGCCCCCATCGTCGCCCACAGTGGACTGGCCAGCCCGGCCGCCGCCGCGAACCACCCCGCGCAAGCCGAGGCGAGCGCGATGCGGGCGGCATTGCCCAGGACAACGGGTGAGCGCAGTCCGGACAGGCTCGCGGCCGTGAACCTCTCGGGACGAGGCAGTGTGGACACCCGGGCTGGGGCAGCACGGTCGA
It includes:
- a CDS encoding radical SAM protein; amino-acid sequence: MPLRGDRILRYVTAFCPRCHDEHPGTALPDVARLSGWLAERDGKVFLERGCRTHGMVRTLYDEDPEILAYLEEWTAPTKAHLPDTVGNFDPVPSAYLRGLPEMQTQHTCILLEDIIDSCNLRCPTCFADSSPELRGVVAVEDALANVDQRLARENGRLDVLMLSGGEPTLHPQLARLLTELTARPITRILLNTNGLRIAVDDELLALLRAHRDRVEVYLQYDGESAQASRHHRGGDLRVRKQQALQRLSSNAVFTTLVMTVALGVNDDEIGAVLRTAMDTPFVGGVSIQPQFGSGRSGAIDPMNRLTHTGVLRRLGPQTDGLVTWRDLTALPCSHPHCCSVGYLLRDDAGEWRSLVSLIGHERLKQQLGLVSNRIADSALPAELRTAVQESLLGLLSEQSSLSHPEIGRVWRNICENCDLGMSTLLTLASSALPGRRTRLRTLLGERVVRITVKPFMDMSTMIEERLTQCCVHVGTRADADQCAPFCAVQAWPALSRQRLSAAAPSGRALLPVEVR
- a CDS encoding prolipoprotein diacylglyceryl transferase, coding for MVAQLMWGIPTHGFFVALGVAVAAVVFVTECRRRDALREESLVAVTGALVGGAIGMRLSSLAETLDPYESWMFGARSVLGGLFGAYVGVLIAKRIIGYRERTGDLFAPAVALGMAVGRIGCLLTEAPGRPTSLPWGIHAPATVPQCPGCAAGVAMHPSFLYEIVFQLAAFGALWWLRDRISTPGELFTLYVGAYAIFRFLVEFTRANDTVWLDLTRPQWFLLPGLVLVAVRWSIGYRRGNYDGVLRRKVTT
- a CDS encoding N-acetylmuramoyl-L-alanine amidase, with amino-acid sequence MDRLGPSHSPREGARVTNFLLHTQEGNGTAESLAAYLNNPANGVSYHYTLRDAVVVRVVPEELAAWSVLSANPFTVNLCFAGSRIAWTRQQWLAIDGDLRIAAFLAVRSAHRHGYSTEVIEPDYYVGEGISDHKYVTRALGIGSHTDVGPNFPWDVFAAHVASFAGGTEPTAIDLRAAASPWLGARRTDGELSTPDGVGRFAEFEHGYIYWHPDTDAHAIPTAIMDKYAELDWETGPLGYPTAEHSELPDPRGSGPGLAQTFQGGIVYRRAAQPAYWVHGAIGARWAAAGYENGELGWPASDETAHDDGVYQSFEFGRIYWVPDQIVALRNSGDPDTPLDRPA